One window of Spirochaetota bacterium genomic DNA carries:
- the fliN gene encoding flagellar motor switch protein FliN — translation MGDGSLSQDEIDALLQGADDMLSSPGAGLAADMSMGAGSLSPVDRDSLADALNRAMAVAAPSLSAYLGKNIKITNATVELKAPDAVRADFGRQYVQVAMGYSGSLNGRNLILFSSNDAGVISSLMMGDESGTPPAELTEAHQSTIQEFVSQLLSSSANQFADRMGRPINTMPPALSVAAGAADLRLPPGGELAKITYNISIEGILNSKFYHIMEAPMASDLARGGAAEAAPAQQQYAAQQQMGMGQQQMPQVGISPVKFPPLGEGLPSGVSGNIGLLLDVPMTLTVELGRTRQLVKDILGLGEGSIIELDKLAGEPVDLLVNGKLIAKGEVVVIDENFGVRVTDIVSPAERLNKIQ, via the coding sequence ATGGGTGACGGTTCGTTATCGCAGGATGAAATTGATGCCCTGTTGCAGGGGGCGGATGATATGCTCTCATCGCCCGGGGCCGGTTTGGCAGCGGACATGTCGATGGGAGCGGGCTCCCTCTCGCCCGTCGATCGCGATTCCCTGGCCGATGCGCTCAACCGCGCCATGGCCGTTGCGGCGCCGTCACTTTCGGCCTATCTGGGGAAGAACATTAAAATCACCAACGCCACCGTCGAGCTGAAGGCGCCCGACGCCGTGCGCGCCGATTTCGGCCGGCAGTATGTGCAGGTGGCCATGGGATACTCGGGGAGCCTCAATGGCAGGAACCTGATCCTGTTCAGTTCGAACGATGCCGGCGTGATCTCCTCGCTGATGATGGGCGATGAATCGGGAACCCCTCCCGCTGAACTCACCGAAGCGCACCAGAGCACCATTCAGGAGTTCGTCAGCCAGCTTTTATCCTCGTCGGCCAATCAGTTCGCCGACAGGATGGGACGTCCGATCAACACAATGCCGCCGGCGCTTTCCGTTGCGGCCGGAGCGGCCGACCTGAGGCTTCCGCCCGGCGGAGAACTGGCGAAGATCACCTACAATATAAGCATTGAGGGAATTCTAAACTCCAAGTTTTATCATATAATGGAAGCTCCCATGGCCTCCGACCTGGCGCGCGGCGGAGCCGCAGAAGCGGCGCCGGCCCAGCAGCAGTATGCGGCCCAGCAGCAGATGGGTATGGGCCAACAGCAGATGCCGCAGGTCGGCATAAGCCCGGTCAAGTTTCCGCCGCTGGGCGAAGGACTTCCCTCCGGAGTGAGTGGAAACATAGGGCTTCTGCTCGATGTCCCGATGACGCTGACCGTGGAGCTCGGGAGGACCCGCCAGCTGGTGAAGGACATCCTGGGTCTGGGGGAGGGTTCCATTATAGAGCTCGACAAGCTCGCCGGCGAGCCGGTGGACCTTCTGGTAAACGGCAAGCTCATCGCGAAGGGCGAGGTTGTGGTTATCGATGAAAACTTCGGTGTCCGTGTAACGGATATCGTCAGCCCGGCTGAGCGGCTGAACAAGATACAGTAA
- a CDS encoding flagellar basal body-associated FliL family protein: MGDNERVGVDEIEEEEGGRSEEAAAGSRADVSRIVKILLYVVGAILLVFLMIGISYLVTKYVQEKKYEREQDIVVAPPPAPLAHFDLPAFSTTTRDPEPHFAKITVSLGYDSNPKINQELVQRTVQFQHIINIILRSKSYEEMDSVEEIINLSEEIKAHVNVILIAGKIKEVYFKEIVVN; encoded by the coding sequence ATGGGGGACAACGAAAGGGTAGGTGTCGACGAGATAGAAGAGGAAGAGGGTGGCCGATCGGAAGAGGCCGCCGCCGGCTCCCGGGCCGACGTTTCCAGGATCGTCAAGATACTCCTCTACGTGGTAGGGGCGATACTACTGGTCTTCCTGATGATCGGCATATCCTATCTGGTGACCAAGTACGTGCAGGAAAAGAAGTACGAAAGGGAGCAGGATATCGTGGTGGCGCCGCCGCCGGCCCCGCTCGCGCACTTTGACCTGCCCGCGTTCTCGACGACGACCAGGGACCCGGAACCCCATTTCGCGAAGATAACGGTCTCGCTCGGCTATGACAGCAATCCGAAAATCAATCAGGAGCTGGTGCAGCGGACGGTGCAGTTCCAGCACATCATCAATATCATCCTTCGCTCCAAGTCGTATGAGGAGATGGACTCCGTCGAGGAGATCATCAATCTTTCGGAGGAGATAAAGGCGCATGTCAACGTGATATTGATCGCCGGCAAGATCAAAGAAGTGTATTTTAAGGAGATAGTGGTCAATTGA
- a CDS encoding OmpA family protein, whose translation MAKQMKKAGRRSTPGWMVTMSDMNTLMMTFFIIMMGDVTTVSQEEMQMTITSFRGALGLMEGGASMSKGRLMELGHNMMALPATERAKQLSRALRKAEEVFKPEIQSKQVRIREDERGLVITLTGDSYFDTGSARLRDDIKPVLRKVGGIIRSISNFVRIEGHTDDRAIPPAGVRQGFETNWELSSARSVNVLRYLTEEEKLNPRQISAVAFGQYRPIDDNNTPEGRGFNRRVEIVILKEKAVEESKHRDIQRPLPGEEWR comes from the coding sequence ATGGCGAAGCAGATGAAAAAGGCCGGGCGGCGAAGCACGCCCGGCTGGATGGTCACCATGTCGGACATGAACACGCTCATGATGACCTTTTTCATTATTATGATGGGCGACGTCACCACGGTGAGCCAGGAGGAGATGCAGATGACGATCACCTCCTTCCGCGGGGCGCTCGGGCTTATGGAAGGCGGGGCGTCGATGTCCAAGGGGCGCCTCATGGAGCTGGGCCATAACATGATGGCGCTTCCCGCCACCGAGCGGGCCAAACAGCTCTCCAGGGCGCTCCGGAAGGCCGAGGAGGTATTTAAGCCTGAGATCCAGTCCAAGCAGGTGCGGATCAGGGAGGATGAGCGCGGGCTTGTCATCACCCTTACCGGCGATTCGTATTTCGACACCGGAAGCGCGCGGCTGCGGGACGATATTAAGCCCGTGCTTCGCAAGGTGGGCGGCATCATACGGTCCATCAGCAATTTCGTGAGGATCGAGGGCCACACGGACGACAGGGCCATTCCGCCGGCGGGCGTGCGCCAGGGATTCGAGACCAACTGGGAGCTTTCCTCGGCCCGCAGCGTCAATGTGCTCAGGTATCTCACCGAAGAGGAGAAGCTCAATCCGCGCCAGATTTCCGCGGTGGCCTTCGGGCAGTATCGTCCGATAGACGACAACAACACCCCGGAAGGGCGCGGGTTCAACCGGCGCGTCGAGATCGTGATTCTGAAAGAGAAGGCCGTGGAAGAAAGCAAACACAGGGATATCCAGCGGCCGCTGCCCGGCGAGGAATGGCGGTAG
- a CDS encoding motility protein A translates to MDIATIIGLISGFVFLILGILFARGSLLLFWDPPSVMITIGGSIAAMLVSFPLVKFLKIWDYFKIALFTQKYNPGELIITLVSFSEKARREGLLALEDDLDELDDEFLRKGIQLVVDGTDPELVRRIMETELENMMTRHESNKRMFDEWGNYAPAFGMIGTLIGLILMLVNLEDRARIGPYMAVALITTLYGAIFANLIALPISTKLDLRTGEEVLLKSIMIEGVLSIQSGDNPRIVKDKLVSFLPPAEREAISQEVGE, encoded by the coding sequence ATGGACATAGCAACCATTATAGGTCTTATAAGCGGTTTCGTATTTCTGATTCTCGGTATCCTTTTCGCCAGGGGGAGCCTGCTTCTCTTCTGGGACCCGCCGTCGGTGATGATCACCATCGGTGGATCGATAGCCGCCATGCTTGTATCGTTTCCGCTGGTGAAATTCCTTAAAATATGGGATTATTTCAAGATCGCCCTGTTCACCCAGAAGTACAATCCCGGGGAGCTCATCATCACCCTGGTGTCATTTTCCGAAAAGGCGCGCCGCGAGGGGCTTCTGGCCCTGGAGGACGACCTCGACGAGCTCGATGATGAGTTCCTCCGAAAGGGGATACAGCTGGTGGTGGACGGCACGGACCCCGAGCTGGTGCGGCGCATCATGGAAACCGAGCTCGAAAACATGATGACTCGCCACGAAAGCAACAAGCGGATGTTCGATGAATGGGGTAATTACGCACCGGCATTCGGTATGATCGGAACCCTTATAGGCCTTATCCTCATGCTTGTCAACCTGGAGGACAGGGCAAGGATCGGCCCCTACATGGCGGTCGCCCTTATCACCACACTGTATGGCGCCATTTTCGCGAACCTCATAGCGCTGCCGATATCGACGAAACTCGATCTGCGCACCGGCGAAGAGGTGCTCCTGAAGTCGATCATGATAGAAGGAGTGCTCTCGATACAGTCCGGGGACAATCCACGCATCGTGAAGGACAAACTGGTATCCTTCCTGCCGCCGGCTGAGCGCGAGGCGATCTCGCAGGAGGTCGGCGAGTAA
- a CDS encoding flagellar FlbD family protein, whose translation MIRVHRLNGEEFILNHNHIELVEARPDTVITLTNEHKYVVADPIDDILKMIRDYNRSLFFKDGE comes from the coding sequence ATGATACGTGTCCACCGTTTGAATGGAGAGGAATTCATCCTGAATCACAACCATATCGAGCTCGTCGAGGCGCGGCCCGATACGGTCATCACCCTTACCAACGAACATAAGTACGTGGTCGCCGATCCAATCGATGATATTCTGAAAATGATACGCGATTACAACCGTTCGCTGTTTTTCAAGGACGGGGAATGA
- a CDS encoding 6-hydroxymethylpterin diphosphokinase MptE-like protein has translation MNRDELFQGINEGIATERQRAFRVNLRKNLPYIRRFGGLKRVVGLLSGKHVVVIGAGPSLDTELRELKKYGNRRELVIIAADMALRPLVKRGIRPGFVISCETTPAGFFDGIETASMHLLAFSCMAHSTLLAWRGDVSFYNWMLRGELYDELWREAGEDLGFVATGSIVTTQAVSLALGCPIGTLALAGNDLAFHRSFYLRGTLRHARYIEACDRFAAPETLEFSAIRRAREYVVDRNGRAYFTNGQFLAAKMWLEDLLPRQSLPIIDSSEPGCSERAVRKARLEEHLRLLDRRRRR, from the coding sequence ATGAATAGGGACGAGCTGTTCCAGGGTATAAACGAGGGCATAGCAACGGAGCGGCAGCGTGCCTTTCGCGTAAACCTGAGAAAGAACCTGCCGTATATCAGGCGTTTCGGCGGCCTCAAGCGGGTCGTAGGGCTGTTATCGGGCAAACATGTCGTTGTTATCGGCGCGGGCCCCTCCCTCGATACCGAGCTCCGGGAGCTTAAAAAATACGGGAACAGGCGCGAGCTCGTCATAATCGCCGCGGACATGGCGCTTCGGCCCCTGGTTAAACGGGGAATCCGGCCCGGCTTCGTCATCTCTTGTGAAACCACTCCGGCCGGTTTTTTCGACGGAATCGAGACCGCCTCCATGCATTTGCTGGCTTTCAGCTGCATGGCGCACAGCACGCTTCTGGCCTGGAGGGGCGATGTTTCTTTTTACAACTGGATGCTGCGCGGCGAGCTCTACGATGAGCTCTGGAGGGAGGCGGGCGAGGATCTGGGATTTGTGGCCACCGGGAGCATCGTGACCACACAGGCGGTATCGCTCGCACTGGGGTGTCCCATCGGCACGCTCGCCCTGGCGGGGAATGATCTTGCATTTCACCGCTCCTTCTATCTGCGAGGAACACTCCGCCACGCGCGGTACATCGAGGCCTGTGACAGGTTCGCCGCGCCCGAGACCCTGGAATTCTCCGCCATCCGACGCGCGCGCGAATATGTGGTCGACAGAAACGGCAGGGCTTATTTCACCAACGGCCAGTTCCTCGCGGCGAAGATGTGGCTTGAGGACTTATTGCCCCGGCAGAGCCTGCCGATAATTGATAGCAGTGAGCCGGGCTGTTCGGAAAGGGCGGTCCGGAAAGCCCGTCTCGAGGAGCACCTGAGACTTCTCGACAGAAGGCGGAGGAGGTGA
- a CDS encoding polysaccharide deacetylase family protein encodes MYRRPGFTAAHATLLAFVGIAVFAGWAGLTGKTSLESMVQPIKRRCYAAVVVYRGRIVQYHAHIAKKIKTRSYGRAMLDGDTPALPDSHGADEAMPGLAAAPVVLTYAPGTEKPPPESLLVKGRPPVAPDAPSRPARLAPELRRKPLRQILRPPLVPGPQLGRVMELPPVAPRVWKHGPRERPRVALSFDSGEINAGHEGCSRLIDHLVASKTPATFFLTGRFAEGFPEMVRKIGSVRHFELGNHSHTHPDLTGKSSESVTEEILRAQSAIHRLTGRQGRLFRPPYGKVDPVVREAAARNGFHTVLWDVAADDYRNDVTPEQVTRAVLGGVRNGSIILLHMHGNKTASCVAVPAIISGLRNRGFELVMVSSLIGDTVVE; translated from the coding sequence ATGTATCGACGACCAGGTTTTACCGCAGCTCATGCGACGCTTCTGGCGTTTGTGGGAATCGCCGTGTTTGCGGGATGGGCTGGCCTTACGGGCAAAACGTCGCTGGAATCCATGGTCCAGCCGATTAAACGCCGCTGTTACGCCGCCGTTGTCGTCTACAGGGGCCGCATTGTACAGTATCATGCGCATATTGCAAAAAAAATAAAAACGCGATCGTACGGAAGAGCGATGCTTGATGGAGACACACCGGCGCTGCCGGATTCCCACGGCGCGGATGAAGCCATGCCGGGACTCGCAGCCGCGCCGGTCGTATTGACCTATGCTCCGGGTACGGAGAAGCCGCCGCCCGAAAGCCTGCTGGTAAAGGGTAGACCGCCGGTGGCCCCGGATGCACCGTCGCGGCCGGCCCGGCTCGCCCCGGAATTAAGGCGTAAGCCGCTACGGCAAATACTGCGTCCGCCTCTTGTGCCCGGGCCGCAGCTCGGTCGAGTAATGGAATTGCCGCCCGTCGCGCCCCGGGTCTGGAAGCACGGCCCGCGGGAACGTCCGCGCGTCGCACTCAGTTTCGATTCCGGGGAGATAAACGCGGGCCATGAAGGCTGTAGCCGCCTGATCGACCACCTGGTCGCGTCGAAGACACCCGCGACCTTTTTCCTTACGGGACGGTTCGCGGAGGGCTTTCCGGAGATGGTACGTAAAATAGGAAGCGTCCGGCATTTCGAACTGGGTAACCATTCTCATACCCATCCCGATCTCACCGGAAAATCATCAGAATCGGTCACCGAAGAGATCCTGCGCGCACAGAGCGCTATTCATCGGCTGACGGGCAGGCAGGGGAGGCTTTTCAGGCCGCCCTATGGGAAGGTCGATCCGGTAGTGAGGGAGGCCGCCGCGCGAAACGGATTCCACACCGTATTGTGGGATGTCGCGGCCGACGATTACCGGAATGACGTAACACCCGAACAGGTGACAAGGGCCGTGCTTGGCGGCGTCCGAAACGGGTCCATTATACTGCTTCATATGCATGGAAATAAGACCGCTTCATGCGTCGCGGTCCCCGCCATCATTTCCGGATTGCGAAACCGGGGTTTTGAACTGGTAATGGTGTCTTCGCTTATCGGCGATACGGTGGTGGAGTAA
- a CDS encoding nitroreductase family protein, whose protein sequence is MEILKSIMSRRSIRRYTGEKIAPDQIRMIIEAGMAAPSAGNQQPWHFIVLDERAVLDAIPEHHPHSSMIREATVAILVCGDVSAEKHRGYWVQDCAAATENMLVAVTALGLGAVWLGVYPREDRVKGLKGLFGLPDHIIPFSLIPIGRPAEEKPSADRYDPSRIHYNRW, encoded by the coding sequence ATGGAAATACTCAAGTCAATAATGTCACGCCGGAGCATTCGTCGATATACCGGGGAAAAGATCGCTCCTGATCAGATACGGATGATTATCGAGGCCGGCATGGCCGCGCCGTCCGCAGGCAACCAGCAGCCATGGCATTTTATCGTACTCGACGAACGCGCCGTTCTCGACGCGATACCAGAGCATCATCCGCACTCATCCATGATACGCGAAGCTACGGTCGCCATCCTGGTTTGCGGGGATGTTTCGGCCGAAAAGCACCGGGGTTACTGGGTACAAGACTGTGCCGCGGCTACGGAAAACATGCTCGTTGCAGTGACCGCCCTCGGACTTGGCGCGGTATGGCTCGGGGTGTATCCGCGGGAAGACCGCGTAAAAGGGCTGAAAGGCCTGTTTGGCCTGCCGGACCACATCATCCCCTTCTCACTCATACCCATTGGCCGGCCGGCCGAGGAGAAGCCTTCCGCGGACCGCTACGACCCTTCCCGCATCCACTACAACCGCTGGTAA
- a CDS encoding DedA family protein, whose product MFEIQSLVNFYELYGYIAVFGVLLLCGFGLPVPEDISLVAGGIISGLGYTNVHFMTVIAMAGVLIGDGTVYNLGRIFGERFLRLKFVARILTPARYAAVKRRFNRHGYWVIFAARFMPGLRTPIFATAGITRFVSFPKFIAIDGFAALISVPFWVYLGYFGAYERDTLIRWITRSQFGALALVVVVVVVVLISAYLRRRIKETAGLNGSGNNGADNQRVDG is encoded by the coding sequence GTGTTTGAGATTCAATCGTTGGTCAATTTTTACGAGCTATACGGCTATATCGCCGTGTTCGGCGTGCTCCTTCTGTGCGGTTTCGGTCTTCCCGTACCGGAAGACATCTCCCTGGTTGCGGGGGGCATCATTTCCGGCCTGGGATACACCAATGTGCACTTTATGACCGTCATCGCGATGGCGGGCGTGCTTATCGGCGACGGTACCGTTTACAACCTGGGCAGAATATTCGGCGAGCGCTTTCTCCGCCTTAAATTCGTGGCCAGGATACTCACCCCGGCGCGCTATGCCGCCGTTAAGCGACGATTCAATCGTCATGGATACTGGGTCATTTTCGCGGCACGCTTCATGCCGGGCCTGCGAACGCCCATATTCGCGACGGCCGGTATTACGCGCTTCGTCAGTTTCCCCAAGTTTATTGCGATCGACGGTTTCGCCGCGCTCATCAGTGTTCCCTTCTGGGTGTACCTGGGCTATTTCGGCGCTTACGAACGGGACACGCTCATCCGATGGATCACCCGGAGCCAGTTCGGGGCACTCGCACTGGTGGTTGTAGTGGTCGTGGTGGTGCTGATAAGCGCGTACCTGCGGCGGCGTATTAAAGAGACCGCGGGGCTGAACGGCAGCGGCAATAACGGCGCCGACAATCAGCGGGTTGATGGGTAA
- a CDS encoding DUF819 family protein — translation MAVLAGMLLFYLLFPVVAIQLCRRFSSIDKLGAVVVCYVAGIIVGNIGVIPPDFSKVQQPLMLVNISLALPLMFFSLDVRRWTRLAGKSMLSYMLQIIAIIIVAVAGYFIFAGIIGQETWKVAGMFVGVYTGGTVNLGAIATALQTDQTLYIAAHTSDLVVSSVYLLFLMTIGQRVFLKFLPAFRKADNASEDVSFSLNSYEGIFSRAVFPPLLGAFGLALAIFITGGASFLLLKEDTAFVVAILVICTLGIIFSFIPAVRNIKMTYQAGNYFILIFSLVVSSMADMSKLVTTAPIMLVYVAFTIIACLLLHVSLARIFKIDADTVIVTSVAGICSPPLVPMVASALKNREVVITGVVTGIVGWVVGTYLGIAVAYTLRSIAL, via the coding sequence ATGGCCGTACTTGCCGGAATGCTGCTGTTCTATCTTCTTTTCCCCGTGGTGGCGATACAACTCTGCAGGCGGTTTTCTTCCATTGACAAATTAGGCGCGGTAGTGGTCTGCTACGTCGCCGGGATCATCGTCGGGAATATCGGCGTGATCCCGCCCGATTTTTCAAAAGTGCAGCAGCCGCTCATGCTGGTTAATATTTCGCTTGCGCTGCCGCTCATGTTTTTCTCGCTCGATGTGCGCCGCTGGACCCGACTGGCGGGAAAATCCATGCTCTCGTACATGCTTCAGATTATTGCCATTATCATTGTCGCCGTGGCGGGATACTTCATCTTCGCCGGAATTATCGGCCAGGAAACATGGAAGGTCGCGGGTATGTTCGTCGGCGTCTATACGGGCGGCACGGTGAACCTGGGGGCGATCGCGACGGCGCTTCAGACCGACCAGACTCTGTACATCGCCGCTCACACTTCGGACCTGGTCGTTTCGTCCGTATATCTGCTTTTTCTCATGACGATAGGGCAGCGGGTTTTTCTTAAATTTCTTCCGGCTTTCAGGAAGGCCGATAACGCAAGCGAAGACGTTTCTTTTTCTTTAAATTCATACGAAGGAATTTTTTCCAGGGCTGTTTTCCCGCCGCTTCTCGGCGCTTTCGGCCTTGCACTCGCGATCTTCATCACCGGCGGCGCGTCTTTTTTGCTTTTGAAAGAGGACACCGCGTTCGTCGTGGCGATACTGGTCATCTGCACGCTGGGCATTATCTTTTCGTTCATACCGGCCGTGCGGAATATTAAAATGACCTACCAGGCGGGTAATTATTTCATATTGATTTTCAGTCTTGTCGTAAGTTCCATGGCCGATATGAGCAAACTGGTTACGACCGCGCCGATCATGCTGGTCTATGTGGCCTTCACCATCATCGCCTGCCTGTTGCTGCATGTATCGCTTGCCAGGATCTTCAAAATCGACGCCGATACGGTCATCGTCACCTCGGTCGCGGGTATATGCTCGCCGCCGCTTGTGCCGATGGTCGCATCTGCTCTCAAGAACCGCGAAGTGGTGATCACCGGCGTGGTCACCGGCATTGTCGGTTGGGTGGTTGGCACCTACCTCGGTATTGCGGTCGCGTATACTCTTCGCAGTATAGCCCTATAA
- a CDS encoding sodium:alanine symporter family protein — MQEFHEVIKSINGYLWGPAMLILLFGTHIFLTVRLRFIQRYTGLGIRLSFARDTDGHGDVSHFGALTTALAATIGTGNIVGVATAVALGGPGAVLWCWLTGVFGISTKYAEAVLAVKYRVKTSDGSMLGGPMYALERGLNARWLAMLFCFFTAIAAFGIGNTVQANSIAAMVEETFAVSPWITGALMSVLVGVVILGGIKSIARVCEKLVPFMAFFYITGCIIILFINAGVIPETVALIVKSAFTTQAAGGGFAGATVMMAARFGIARGLFSNESGLGSAPIVAAAAQTRNPVKQALVSSTGTFWDTVVICALTGLVLVSEIVLNPADLGGLTGAALTRSAFAKIPVIGPVLLTVGLLTFVFSTILGWSYYGERAVEYLMGKRAIRPYRYLWVLGVMVGSVAALPLVWDLADAMNAMMAIPNLVSLLLLSGVIVAETRKYLWDDNLDAHAHHDNRPVEGKP; from the coding sequence ATGCAGGAATTCCACGAGGTCATCAAATCGATCAACGGCTACCTCTGGGGGCCGGCCATGCTCATACTGCTGTTCGGCACGCATATCTTCCTGACCGTCCGCCTTCGTTTCATACAACGCTACACCGGCCTCGGAATACGGCTTTCGTTCGCCAGGGACACCGACGGACACGGAGACGTAAGTCACTTTGGCGCCCTCACCACGGCCCTCGCCGCCACCATTGGCACCGGCAATATCGTCGGTGTCGCGACCGCCGTAGCGCTTGGCGGGCCCGGGGCCGTGCTATGGTGCTGGCTTACCGGCGTTTTCGGTATATCGACCAAGTACGCCGAAGCGGTGCTCGCGGTCAAATACCGCGTTAAAACATCGGACGGCAGCATGCTGGGAGGCCCCATGTATGCGCTCGAGCGCGGACTTAACGCCCGCTGGCTGGCCATGCTCTTCTGTTTTTTTACGGCAATTGCGGCCTTTGGTATCGGCAATACCGTACAGGCCAACTCCATCGCCGCAATGGTGGAGGAAACTTTCGCGGTGTCACCATGGATCACCGGCGCGCTGATGAGCGTTCTGGTCGGCGTCGTCATCCTCGGAGGCATCAAATCCATCGCGCGCGTATGCGAAAAGCTCGTTCCCTTTATGGCTTTTTTTTATATCACCGGATGCATCATAATCCTTTTTATCAATGCAGGCGTTATCCCCGAAACGGTAGCGCTTATCGTTAAATCCGCGTTTACAACCCAGGCCGCCGGCGGCGGGTTTGCGGGCGCGACGGTGATGATGGCCGCCCGTTTCGGAATCGCCCGGGGGCTTTTTTCGAACGAATCCGGGCTCGGCTCGGCCCCCATCGTCGCCGCCGCGGCCCAGACGCGCAATCCCGTCAAACAGGCTCTCGTTTCCTCGACGGGCACCTTCTGGGACACCGTCGTGATTTGCGCATTGACCGGCCTGGTGCTCGTAAGCGAAATCGTTCTCAATCCCGCGGACCTCGGCGGTCTCACCGGCGCGGCGCTCACCAGGTCCGCCTTCGCGAAGATCCCGGTGATAGGGCCCGTACTTCTGACCGTCGGCCTGCTTACTTTCGTGTTTTCCACGATTCTCGGATGGTCGTATTACGGCGAGCGCGCCGTCGAATACCTTATGGGCAAGCGGGCCATCCGCCCGTACCGCTACCTCTGGGTGCTCGGCGTGATGGTAGGCTCGGTCGCCGCCCTCCCGCTGGTCTGGGACCTCGCCGACGCCATGAATGCGATGATGGCCATTCCAAACCTTGTTTCACTTTTACTATTGAGCGGCGTTATCGTCGCCGAGACCCGTAAATACCTGTGGGATGACAATCTCGACGCCCATGCGCACCATGACAACCGCCCGGTCGAGGGCAAGCCATGA
- a CDS encoding sodium-dependent transporter, which yields MSDNPEREHWGSKIGFIFAAAGSAIGLGNIWKFPSLVGANGGGAFVFVYLVCILIVGLPIMIAEIVIGRHTAKGPVGAFKIIGAGSRWRFIGYMGVLSGFFIMTFYSVVGGWTLGYIAKSLSGAINAVKDISTAEAVFDGFVRNPVEAIGCHFLFMAATMFIVIRGIKNGIEKWSKVLLPLLLVILLVLVGKGLTMDGALDGLAFYLKPDFSKIEFKTIIEAMGQCFFSLSLGMGAMITYGSYLSRKEKVLGSSLQIVAFDTLAALLSGLAIFPALFAVGMTPEMGPGLTFNILPVVFSKMSYGTVFAAFFFILLFIAALTSAISLVEVVVAYATDEKGWSRKKAVLIFGTAIFILGIPAALSFGVLAEFRPFFGNTYFDFMDKLTTFYMLPVGGLLIALCLGWKYGLEKTMHELDVDTKSVFIEKLWAVTIKYISPFILAVIILYFGVYRLIAG from the coding sequence ATGAGCGATAATCCCGAAAGGGAACACTGGGGCTCTAAAATCGGGTTCATTTTCGCCGCCGCGGGCTCCGCTATCGGCCTCGGAAACATCTGGAAATTCCCATCTCTGGTCGGCGCAAACGGCGGCGGCGCGTTCGTTTTTGTGTATCTTGTCTGTATCCTTATCGTCGGTCTTCCCATCATGATAGCCGAGATCGTTATCGGACGGCACACGGCGAAAGGCCCCGTCGGCGCGTTCAAGATAATCGGCGCCGGAAGCCGCTGGCGGTTTATCGGCTACATGGGAGTACTCTCCGGTTTCTTCATTATGACGTTTTACAGCGTGGTGGGCGGGTGGACCCTCGGTTACATCGCAAAAAGCCTGTCGGGCGCGATCAATGCCGTCAAGGATATCTCCACCGCCGAAGCCGTGTTCGACGGTTTCGTGCGAAACCCGGTCGAGGCGATAGGGTGCCACTTTCTGTTCATGGCCGCCACCATGTTCATCGTTATACGCGGCATAAAAAACGGCATTGAGAAGTGGAGCAAGGTGCTTCTGCCGCTTCTTCTCGTCATACTTCTGGTCTTGGTCGGCAAGGGGCTCACCATGGACGGCGCTCTCGACGGGCTTGCCTTCTATCTCAAACCGGATTTCTCTAAAATTGAATTTAAAACCATTATCGAGGCCATGGGTCAGTGTTTCTTCAGCCTGAGCCTCGGTATGGGCGCCATGATAACCTACGGGAGCTACCTCTCCCGGAAGGAAAAGGTCCTCGGCTCTTCGCTTCAAATCGTCGCCTTCGACACCCTGGCGGCGCTGCTCTCCGGGCTCGCCATCTTCCCCGCGCTCTTCGCCGTGGGAATGACCCCCGAAATGGGCCCCGGGCTTACATTCAACATCCTGCCCGTCGTTTTTTCAAAGATGAGTTACGGCACCGTTTTCGCGGCTTTTTTTTTCATCCTGCTGTTTATTGCCGCACTCACCTCGGCGATCTCACTTGTTGAAGTTGTCGTTGCCTATGCAACCGACGAAAAAGGCTGGAGCAGGAAAAAGGCCGTGTTGATTTTCGGGACGGCGATCTTCATCCTCGGAATTCCGGCCGCGCTCTCATTCGGCGTTCTCGCCGAATTCCGGCCGTTTTTCGGCAATACCTATTTCGACTTCATGGACAAGCTCACGACCTTCTACATGCTGCCTGTCGGAGGTCTTTTAATCGCGCTCTGCCTGGGCTGGAAATACGGCCTCGAAAAAACAATGCACGAGCTCGACGTTGACACAAAAAGCGTCTTTATCGAAAAGCTGTGGGCCGTTACGATCAAGTATATCTCGCCTTTCATTCTCGCGGTGATTATTTTATATTTCGGCGTTTATCGTCTGATCGCAGGGTGA